From Algoriphagus sp. NG3, the proteins below share one genomic window:
- the lpdA gene encoding dihydrolipoyl dehydrogenase: MTADRKSEIVIIGAGPGGYAAAFRAADLGLEVTLIDPEANPGGVCLYRGCIPSKTLLHISKVKQDSLNASKSGINYKNPKVDLKKINAWKDKVVEKLTTGLGQLAKHRKIEYIRGKAKFRSENSLDVEKNDGGNSILEFQKAVIATGSIPTHLPHIKIDHQVIMDSTDALELKDVPDQLLVIGGGYIGLELGSVYAALGSKVTIAEMTSGLLPGADRDLVEVFEEESKGLFEALHLNTKVEKVELGKEGQAKTILVSDEGKQEKEYDKVLVAVGRKPNTDSLNLGKANLKTDEKGFLKVDEQRKTQVENIYAIGDITGEPLLAHKATHEGRVVAEVLAGEAGAGYAPKVIPGIVFTHPEIAWCGVTETQVEEKSLDAKVIKFPWTASGKAVSLDAETGLTKLIFDAETGRILGGGVAGKDAGILISQICLAIEMAATAQEIAETVHPHPTLSETIMEAAELFLESATHMESTKLEQA, translated from the coding sequence ATGACAGCAGATAGGAAATCGGAAATAGTCATCATCGGAGCTGGCCCTGGCGGCTATGCGGCAGCGTTCAGGGCTGCGGATCTAGGTCTGGAGGTTACCTTGATAGATCCAGAGGCAAATCCTGGCGGGGTATGTCTTTACAGAGGATGTATTCCTTCCAAAACCTTGCTCCATATCTCCAAAGTGAAGCAGGATTCACTTAATGCGAGTAAAAGCGGAATAAATTATAAAAATCCCAAAGTCGATTTAAAGAAAATCAATGCTTGGAAAGATAAGGTAGTCGAAAAACTCACTACTGGATTGGGACAACTTGCCAAGCATCGTAAGATTGAGTACATCAGGGGAAAAGCAAAATTCAGATCTGAGAATTCTCTTGATGTGGAAAAGAATGATGGTGGAAATAGTATTCTTGAATTTCAAAAAGCTGTGATCGCAACAGGATCAATTCCTACGCACTTACCGCATATAAAAATAGATCATCAGGTGATTATGGATTCTACTGACGCTTTGGAGCTCAAAGATGTTCCTGACCAGCTGCTTGTCATAGGAGGAGGATATATCGGACTGGAACTGGGTAGCGTATATGCCGCTTTGGGATCTAAAGTAACAATTGCGGAAATGACCTCAGGCTTGCTGCCAGGAGCTGATCGGGATCTGGTGGAAGTGTTTGAAGAGGAGAGTAAGGGACTTTTTGAAGCCTTGCACTTAAATACCAAAGTGGAGAAAGTAGAACTTGGAAAAGAGGGGCAAGCAAAGACAATTCTAGTGTCAGATGAAGGAAAGCAAGAAAAAGAATATGATAAGGTGCTGGTGGCTGTGGGAAGAAAGCCAAACACAGATTCCTTGAATCTGGGAAAAGCGAATCTGAAGACAGATGAAAAAGGGTTTTTGAAAGTAGATGAGCAGCGTAAAACCCAGGTGGAGAACATCTATGCAATTGGAGATATTACAGGAGAACCCCTTCTTGCCCATAAAGCAACGCATGAAGGCAGGGTAGTGGCGGAAGTGTTGGCAGGAGAAGCAGGTGCCGGATATGCACCGAAAGTTATCCCCGGAATAGTTTTTACCCATCCGGAAATCGCCTGGTGTGGGGTGACGGAAACTCAGGTGGAAGAGAAAAGTCTGGATGCAAAGGTGATCAAATTTCCTTGGACAGCCTCTGGTAAGGCGGTGTCACTGGATGCTGAGACAGGACTGACAAAACTCATATTTGATGCTGAAACAGGGAGGATACTTGGAGGGGGCGTAGCGGGAAAAGATGCTGGGATTTTGATTTCCCAAATCTGCCTTGCCATAGAAATGGCGGCTACAGCGCAAGAAATAGCGGAAACTGTACATCCGCATCCAACGCTCTCTGAGACCATCATGGAAGCAGCTGAGCTTTTTCTCGAAAGTGCCACTCATATGGAAAGCACTAAACTTGAGCAAGCCTAA